In Frondihabitans sp. PAMC 28766, a genomic segment contains:
- the hisI gene encoding phosphoribosyl-AMP cyclohydrolase translates to MTEQLTRATVEPVIERAAFDGKGLLPAIIQEASTKDVLMMGWMDAEALRRTLTEGRVTFWSRSRQEYWRKGDTSGHVQYVRGAALDCDGDTLLVTVDQIGAACHTGEHACFDVDPLAPFTGADATIGSSHDHLVND, encoded by the coding sequence ATGACCGAGCAGCTCACCCGCGCCACCGTCGAGCCCGTCATCGAGCGAGCCGCGTTCGACGGGAAGGGCCTGCTGCCCGCCATCATCCAAGAGGCGTCGACCAAAGACGTCCTGATGATGGGCTGGATGGATGCCGAGGCGCTCCGCCGCACCCTGACCGAGGGCCGGGTCACGTTCTGGTCGCGGTCCCGCCAGGAGTACTGGCGCAAGGGCGACACCTCCGGGCACGTGCAATACGTCCGCGGTGCCGCCCTCGACTGCGACGGTGACACCCTCCTGGTGACCGTCGACCAGATCGGAGCCGCCTGCCACACTGGTGAGCACGCCTGCTTCGATGTCGACCCCCTGGCGCCCTTCACGGGCGCCGACGCAACGATCGGC
- the hisF gene encoding imidazole glycerol phosphate synthase subunit HisF: protein MAGPGETIAGTAHGDSTLAVRVIPCLDVAAGRVVKGVNFLNLRDAGDPVELAKTYYEQGADEVTFLDVTATVEERATMYEVVAATAEQVFIPLTVGGGVRSTDDVARLQASGADKVGVNSAAIARPELLGEIADRFGAQALVLSLDVKRSSRTPSGFVVTTHGGRHETALDAVAWAREAVERGAGELLVNSIDADGTKRGYDLELVRLMRENSSVPVIASGGAGSLDDFAPAIRAGADAVLAASVFHNGELTIGEIKKSLAASGAVVR, encoded by the coding sequence GTGGCCGGGCCCGGCGAGACGATCGCCGGCACTGCGCACGGCGATTCCACTCTCGCCGTCCGCGTCATCCCGTGCCTCGACGTCGCCGCCGGCCGCGTCGTCAAGGGCGTCAACTTCCTGAACCTCCGCGACGCCGGCGACCCGGTCGAGTTGGCGAAGACCTACTACGAGCAGGGCGCCGACGAGGTGACCTTCCTCGACGTCACGGCGACGGTCGAAGAGCGCGCGACGATGTACGAGGTGGTGGCCGCGACGGCCGAGCAGGTCTTCATCCCGCTGACCGTCGGCGGCGGGGTGCGCTCGACCGACGACGTGGCGCGCCTGCAGGCGTCGGGGGCCGACAAGGTCGGTGTCAACAGCGCCGCGATCGCCCGCCCCGAGCTGCTCGGCGAGATCGCCGACCGCTTCGGCGCGCAGGCGCTGGTGCTGTCGCTCGACGTCAAGCGATCGTCGCGCACCCCGTCGGGCTTCGTCGTGACCACTCACGGCGGCCGGCACGAGACAGCGCTCGACGCCGTCGCCTGGGCCCGCGAGGCCGTCGAGCGCGGGGCCGGAGAGCTGCTCGTCAACTCGATCGACGCCGACGGCACCAAGCGCGGCTACGACCTCGAGCTGGTGCGGCTGATGCGCGAGAACAGCTCGGTGCCGGTCATCGCATCCGGGGGCGCAGGCTCTCTCGACGACTTCGCGCCGGCGATCCGGGCGGGAGCGGATGCTGTGCTTGCGGCCAGTGTGTTCCACAATGGAGAACTGACGATCGGCGAGATCAAGAAGAGCCTCGCCGCGTCGGGTGCCGTCGTCCGCTGA
- the hisG gene encoding ATP phosphoribosyltransferase, producing the protein MLRVAVPNKGSLSETASQMLAEAGYSGRRDPKSLYLADERNGVEFFYLRPRDIATYVGSGALDVGITGRDLLLDSGSSATEVSALDFGSSTFRFAGPAGEYHELTDLEGVRIATSYAGLVGAFLESHGVHAQLIGLDGAVESAVQLGVADAIADVVETGTTLRAAGLEIFGPVILRSTAVLISRAGAATGPEADETAGSDVPGLDVLRRRLHGVLVARQYVMMDYDLPVKLLDEATRIAPGIESPTVAPLHDPEWAAVRVMVSRNDMNQIMDALYDLGARAILVTPIHAARL; encoded by the coding sequence ATGCTCCGCGTCGCAGTCCCCAACAAGGGCTCGCTCTCCGAGACCGCCAGTCAGATGCTCGCCGAGGCCGGCTACTCCGGCCGCCGCGACCCCAAGTCGCTCTACCTCGCCGACGAGCGCAACGGCGTCGAGTTCTTCTACCTCCGCCCGCGCGACATCGCGACGTACGTCGGCTCCGGCGCGCTCGACGTCGGCATCACGGGCCGCGACCTCCTGCTCGACTCCGGCTCCAGCGCCACCGAGGTGTCGGCGCTCGACTTCGGCTCGTCGACCTTCCGCTTCGCCGGGCCCGCGGGCGAATACCACGAGCTGACCGACCTCGAGGGCGTCAGGATCGCGACGAGCTACGCCGGCCTCGTCGGCGCATTCCTCGAGAGCCACGGCGTCCACGCCCAGCTGATCGGCCTCGACGGCGCGGTCGAGAGCGCCGTGCAGCTCGGTGTGGCCGACGCGATCGCCGACGTGGTCGAGACGGGCACGACGCTGCGCGCCGCCGGTCTCGAGATCTTCGGCCCCGTCATCCTGCGCTCCACCGCCGTTCTCATCTCGCGAGCGGGCGCCGCCACCGGCCCCGAGGCGGACGAGACCGCAGGATCCGACGTGCCCGGCCTCGATGTCCTGCGCCGCCGCCTGCACGGGGTCCTCGTCGCGCGCCAGTACGTGATGATGGACTACGACCTGCCGGTCAAGCTGCTCGACGAGGCCACCCGCATCGCGCCCGGTATCGAGTCGCCGACCGTCGCCCCGCTGCACGACCCGGAGTGGGCCGCCGTGCGGGTCATGGTCAGCCGAAACGACATGAACCAGATCATGGACGCCCTCTACGACCTGGGTGCCCGCGCGATCCTGGTCACGCCGATCCACGCCGCGAGGCTCTGA
- a CDS encoding phosphoribosyl-ATP diphosphatase produces MKSFDDLFTELSAKAIERPEGSGTVAELDAGVHQIGKKIVEEAAEVWMAAEYEGDVATAEEISQLIYHVQVLMVAKGLTPADIYRHL; encoded by the coding sequence GTGAAATCCTTCGACGACCTGTTCACCGAGCTCTCCGCCAAGGCGATCGAGCGCCCCGAGGGCTCCGGCACGGTCGCAGAGCTCGACGCGGGCGTGCACCAGATCGGCAAGAAGATCGTCGAAGAGGCCGCCGAGGTGTGGATGGCCGCCGAGTACGAGGGCGACGTCGCCACCGCCGAAGAGATCTCGCAGCTGATCTACCACGTGCAGGTGCTCATGGTCGCGAAGGGCCTGACGCCGGCCGACATCTACCGACATCTGTGA
- the rpe gene encoding ribulose-phosphate 3-epimerase, whose protein sequence is MPIRISPSILSADFANLERDLNRISTADLVHVDVMDNHFVPNLTLGLPIVERIQEVSPLPLDVHLMIDDADRWAPRYAETGAFSVTFSAEAAANPRQLIKDIKSAGSRASVAIKPGTPIEPVLDYLDELDMILVMTVEPGFGGQSFIDETMPKLRAARAAIDDSGRDVWLEVDGGINDATIVTAIENGADTIVAGSAVYASDGTDPNERIAALRRVAATVA, encoded by the coding sequence GTGCCGATCCGCATCAGCCCCAGCATCCTGTCCGCCGACTTCGCCAACCTCGAGCGAGACCTGAACCGCATCAGCACGGCCGACCTCGTGCACGTCGACGTGATGGACAACCACTTCGTGCCGAACCTCACCCTCGGCCTGCCGATAGTCGAGCGCATCCAAGAGGTCAGCCCCCTGCCCCTCGACGTTCACCTCATGATCGACGACGCCGACCGCTGGGCCCCGCGCTACGCCGAGACCGGCGCGTTCTCGGTCACCTTCTCGGCCGAGGCCGCCGCGAACCCCCGCCAACTCATCAAAGACATCAAGAGCGCAGGATCGAGGGCTTCCGTGGCGATCAAGCCCGGCACGCCCATCGAGCCGGTGCTCGACTACCTCGACGAGCTCGACATGATCCTGGTGATGACGGTCGAGCCCGGTTTCGGCGGCCAGTCGTTCATCGACGAGACCATGCCCAAGCTCCGCGCGGCACGCGCGGCAATCGACGACTCGGGCCGCGACGTGTGGCTCGAGGTCGACGGCGGCATCAACGACGCCACGATCGTCACGGCGATCGAGAACGGCGCCGACACGATCGTCGCCGGCAGTGCGGTCTACGCCAGCGACGGCACCGACCCGAACGAACGCATCGCGGCACTTCGCCGGGTCGCAGCGACGGTAGCGTAG
- a CDS encoding primosomal protein N', translating into MTEVPATTPVPAAATRAGPSAVPAASVGAPRAAVARVLVDTPLPQLDRLFDYAVPARLADTIGPGMRVKVPLRSAGRMADGFVVEVAATSEHAGSLSEVEDLISTVPVLAPEVWRLARALADRAGGSASDLLRVAVPTRQVRVEKQWLAAGAAETEAERAQDPDAPHPAPVTPVAPPDAVAGYRSTDLPGAVRARARLALDAVPLLVELPPRPGPARKNADGDDEGPLWVGHWAVALAQLAAVALADGDNAILAVPDYRDQEQLVLALEAVLPPERIVRLDSKQSNPDRYRALLRARGGEALVLVGNRSVLLAPSERLGLVAVWDDGDPLFSEPLAPYVHARDTALLRTEQQGPALVFAGHARSTDVQRLVEIGWLTEVSPDPRYQPRVIPTTQQGSREGFAANARIPSTAWNEAKAAVEFGPVLVQVAHPGYAPRLACAECGDTARCLRCSGPLQKHEQNAVPACAWCGGLAVGWHCQTCENTTMRTVGTGAGRTADELGRAFPGVRVIVSDGARQVTRVDAEPAIVVATRGAEPIAPGGYRAVLLLDGERMLARESLRVAEDCLRWWADATALAARRAPIFLVGVGGALASALSTWNLARFASAELAERRHLRFPPAIRVATLTGQTNQVETALGDLPESIQRETLGPVDVEGGTVRAIVRFDYANGGEVAGILRGRVIRAATDRRRIPGDPRGANRRLAAPTLRVRFDDVEPFAE; encoded by the coding sequence GTGACCGAGGTGCCAGCGACGACTCCGGTGCCAGCCGCTGCGACCCGTGCTGGGCCGAGCGCTGTACCCGCGGCGTCCGTCGGCGCGCCGCGCGCCGCCGTCGCCCGCGTGCTCGTCGACACCCCCCTGCCGCAGCTCGACCGCCTGTTCGACTACGCCGTGCCCGCCCGGCTCGCCGACACGATCGGGCCCGGCATGCGCGTCAAGGTGCCCCTCCGGAGTGCCGGCCGAATGGCCGACGGCTTCGTCGTCGAGGTCGCCGCGACCTCCGAGCACGCCGGTTCGCTCTCCGAGGTCGAAGACCTCATCTCCACGGTGCCCGTCCTCGCGCCGGAGGTCTGGCGCCTCGCGCGGGCTCTTGCCGATCGAGCGGGGGGCTCGGCGAGCGACCTGCTGCGGGTGGCGGTTCCGACGCGACAGGTGCGGGTCGAGAAGCAGTGGCTCGCGGCCGGCGCCGCCGAGACCGAAGCCGAGAGGGCGCAGGATCCTGACGCCCCGCATCCTGCGCCCGTCACCCCGGTCGCCCCACCCGACGCCGTGGCGGGCTACCGGTCGACCGACCTCCCGGGCGCGGTGCGCGCGCGTGCCCGCCTGGCGCTCGACGCGGTGCCGCTGCTCGTCGAGCTGCCGCCCCGCCCGGGCCCGGCGCGGAAGAACGCGGACGGGGACGACGAGGGCCCGCTCTGGGTCGGCCACTGGGCCGTGGCGCTCGCCCAGCTCGCCGCGGTGGCCCTGGCCGACGGCGACAACGCGATCCTGGCGGTGCCGGACTATCGCGACCAGGAGCAGCTCGTGCTCGCCCTCGAGGCGGTGCTGCCGCCCGAGCGCATCGTGCGGCTCGACTCGAAGCAGTCGAACCCCGACCGCTACCGAGCTCTGCTGCGAGCGCGCGGCGGCGAGGCCCTGGTGCTGGTGGGCAACCGCTCGGTGCTGCTCGCGCCAAGCGAGCGCCTCGGGCTGGTCGCGGTGTGGGACGACGGCGACCCGCTGTTCTCCGAGCCGCTCGCCCCCTACGTTCATGCGCGCGACACGGCTCTCCTCCGCACCGAGCAGCAGGGCCCGGCGCTCGTCTTCGCCGGGCACGCCCGCTCGACGGATGTGCAGCGGCTGGTCGAGATCGGCTGGCTCACCGAGGTATCGCCCGATCCGCGCTATCAGCCCCGGGTGATCCCGACGACACAGCAGGGCTCGCGTGAGGGGTTCGCTGCGAACGCCCGGATCCCGTCGACGGCGTGGAACGAGGCGAAGGCGGCGGTGGAGTTCGGGCCGGTGCTCGTGCAGGTCGCCCACCCGGGCTACGCGCCGCGCCTGGCCTGCGCCGAGTGCGGAGACACAGCTCGGTGCCTGCGCTGCAGCGGCCCGCTGCAGAAGCATGAGCAGAACGCCGTGCCGGCCTGCGCCTGGTGCGGGGGTCTGGCGGTGGGATGGCACTGCCAGACGTGCGAGAACACCACGATGCGAACCGTCGGTACCGGCGCGGGCCGCACAGCCGACGAGTTGGGCCGCGCCTTCCCCGGGGTGAGGGTGATCGTCTCGGACGGCGCCCGCCAGGTGACACGCGTCGACGCCGAGCCCGCGATCGTCGTCGCCACCCGCGGCGCCGAACCGATCGCGCCCGGCGGCTATCGCGCGGTGCTGCTGCTCGACGGCGAGCGCATGCTCGCCCGTGAGAGCCTGCGCGTGGCCGAAGACTGCCTGCGCTGGTGGGCCGACGCGACGGCTCTCGCGGCGAGGCGCGCGCCGATCTTCCTCGTGGGCGTCGGGGGTGCCCTCGCCTCGGCGCTGTCGACCTGGAACCTCGCCCGCTTCGCTTCCGCCGAGCTCGCCGAACGCCGGCACCTCCGCTTCCCGCCCGCGATCCGCGTGGCGACTCTGACCGGGCAGACGAATCAGGTCGAGACCGCCCTCGGCGATCTCCCCGAGTCGATTCAGCGCGAGACCCTGGGGCCGGTCGATGTCGAGGGCGGCACCGTGCGCGCCATCGTCCGCTTCGACTACGCGAACGGAGGCGAGGTCGCCGGCATCCTGCGCGGACGCGTGATCCGGGCGGCCACCGACCGGCGCCGCATCCCGGGCGACCCTCGCGGGGCGAATCGCCGCCTCGCCGCTCCTACACTCAGAGTGCGGTTCGACGACGTCGAGCCGTTCGCCGAATAA
- the metK gene encoding methionine adenosyltransferase → MTPSRDLRLFTSESVTEGHPDKICDQISDGILDALLAVDPHSRVAVETLVTTGLVHVAGEVTTTGYVDIPTIVRDLITGIGYNDSSVSFDGRTCGVEVSIGAQSPDIAQGVDIALEARTGSDDALSLQGAGDQGIMFGYATTETPQLMPVPIWLAHRLAERLSAVRKDGLLTYLRPDGKTQVTVGYDGTEPKTVDTVVLSTQHSPSISMADLERDVIEHVIRPVLAAEAPQLDTSSTKFIINPTGRFEIGGPQGDAGLTGRKVIVDTYGGASRHGGGAFSGKDPSKVDRSAAYAMRWVAKNAVAAGFAERLELQIAYAIGRAAPVGLYVETFGTGHVDDETITRAITETFDLRPAAIIRDLDLLRPIYGTTATYGHFGRDLPDFTWEHLDRVDALRAAAGL, encoded by the coding sequence GTGACGCCTTCCCGCGACCTTCGCCTGTTCACGTCCGAGTCGGTCACCGAGGGCCACCCCGACAAGATCTGCGACCAGATCTCCGACGGCATCCTCGACGCCCTGCTGGCCGTCGATCCACACAGCCGCGTCGCCGTCGAGACCCTCGTCACCACCGGGCTCGTGCACGTCGCCGGCGAGGTCACGACGACCGGCTACGTCGACATCCCCACGATCGTGCGCGACCTCATCACCGGCATCGGCTACAACGACTCGTCGGTCAGCTTCGACGGCCGCACCTGCGGCGTCGAGGTGTCGATCGGGGCGCAGTCGCCCGACATCGCGCAAGGCGTGGACATCGCCCTCGAGGCCCGCACGGGCAGCGACGACGCGCTCAGCCTCCAGGGCGCCGGCGACCAGGGCATCATGTTCGGCTACGCGACCACCGAAACGCCTCAGCTGATGCCGGTGCCGATCTGGCTGGCCCACCGCCTCGCCGAGCGCCTCAGCGCCGTCCGCAAAGACGGCCTGCTCACCTACCTCCGCCCCGACGGCAAGACCCAGGTCACGGTCGGCTACGACGGCACCGAGCCCAAGACGGTCGACACGGTCGTGCTCTCGACGCAGCACTCGCCGTCGATCTCGATGGCCGACCTCGAACGAGACGTGATCGAGCACGTCATCCGCCCGGTGCTTGCTGCCGAGGCCCCCCAGCTCGACACATCGAGTACGAAGTTCATCATCAACCCGACCGGGCGCTTCGAGATCGGCGGGCCGCAGGGCGACGCCGGCCTCACCGGTCGCAAGGTGATCGTCGACACGTACGGCGGGGCCTCGCGGCACGGCGGTGGCGCCTTCTCGGGCAAAGACCCGTCGAAGGTCGACCGCTCGGCGGCCTACGCGATGCGCTGGGTGGCGAAGAACGCCGTCGCCGCCGGCTTCGCCGAGCGCCTCGAGCTGCAGATCGCCTACGCGATCGGCCGAGCGGCCCCCGTCGGTCTCTATGTCGAGACCTTCGGCACCGGCCACGTCGACGACGAGACGATCACCCGCGCCATCACCGAGACCTTCGACCTCCGCCCGGCGGCGATCATCCGCGACCTCGACCTGTTGCGCCCGATCTACGGCACGACGGCGACGTACGGCCACTTCGGCCGCGACCTTCCCGACTTCACCTGGGAGCACCTCGATCGCGTCGACGCCCTCCGGGCCGCCGCCGGGCTCTGA
- the rpoZ gene encoding DNA-directed RNA polymerase subunit omega produces MADRNKGIIDPPIDDLLSKVESKYALVIFASKRARQINDYYADLHEGSLFDNVGPLVDSTIDDKPLSVAMHEINEDKLTSKPLEVVPE; encoded by the coding sequence ATGGCCGACAGGAACAAGGGCATCATCGACCCGCCCATCGACGACCTGCTCTCGAAGGTCGAGTCGAAGTACGCGCTCGTCATCTTCGCATCGAAGCGCGCTCGCCAGATCAACGACTACTACGCCGACCTGCACGAGGGCTCGCTCTTCGACAACGTCGGCCCGCTCGTCGACTCCACCATCGACGACAAGCCGCTCTCCGTCGCGATGCACGAGATCAACGAGGACAAGCTCACGTCGAAGCCGCTCGAGGTCGTCCCCGAGTAG
- the gmk gene encoding guanylate kinase: MTPPPVDRAAAAKAAVAARRARAAVKRDVAERARTALEVAESGWAAEPTAPEATLRVRELLTSIPGIGPTRVARIMEQLGIADSKRVGGLGVRQRTTLSDWLQHRESKGRLKSRLVVLAGPTAVGKGTVSSYIRDNYPDVHLSISATTRAPRPGEIDGVHYYFVDDAEFDRMIAEHELLEYATVHNSFRYGTPRPPIDAALDKGRSVLLEIDLQGARQVRAVMPEAVLVFLLPPTWEELVRRLIGRGTEDTADQQRRLETAKVELAAQDEFDAKVVNNEVSEAAQEVVDLMALPAAHSRAARQPKL, from the coding sequence ATGACCCCGCCGCCTGTAGACCGGGCTGCTGCCGCCAAGGCCGCCGTCGCTGCTCGCCGGGCCCGCGCTGCCGTCAAGCGGGACGTCGCCGAGCGTGCTCGCACCGCCCTCGAAGTCGCCGAGTCGGGCTGGGCTGCCGAACCGACAGCCCCCGAGGCGACACTCCGCGTGCGCGAGCTGCTGACGAGCATCCCCGGCATCGGGCCCACCCGCGTCGCCCGCATCATGGAGCAGCTCGGCATCGCCGACTCCAAGCGCGTCGGCGGCCTCGGCGTCCGGCAGCGAACGACCCTCAGCGACTGGCTGCAGCACCGTGAGTCGAAGGGGCGCCTCAAATCGCGTCTCGTCGTGCTCGCGGGGCCCACCGCAGTCGGCAAGGGCACCGTGTCGAGCTACATCCGCGACAACTACCCCGATGTGCACCTCTCCATCTCGGCGACGACGCGGGCGCCGCGGCCCGGAGAGATCGACGGCGTGCACTACTACTTCGTCGACGACGCCGAGTTCGACCGCATGATCGCCGAGCACGAGCTGCTCGAGTACGCGACGGTGCACAACTCCTTCCGCTACGGCACGCCGCGGCCGCCGATCGACGCCGCGCTCGACAAGGGCCGCAGCGTGCTGCTCGAGATCGACCTGCAGGGGGCTCGGCAGGTGCGCGCGGTCATGCCGGAGGCCGTCCTCGTGTTCCTGCTGCCGCCCACGTGGGAGGAGTTGGTGCGCCGCCTCATCGGCCGCGGCACCGAAGACACAGCCGATCAACAGCGCCGACTCGAGACCGCGAAGGTCGAGCTGGCTGCGCAGGACGAGTTCGACGCGAAAGTCGTCAACAACGAGGTCAGCGAAGCGGCCCAGGAGGTCGTAGACTTGATGGCATTGCCTGCGGCGCATTCTCGAGCCGCCCGGCAGCCGAAACTTTAG
- the pyrF gene encoding orotidine-5'-phosphate decarboxylase, with amino-acid sequence MTAAFGSRLAESFGRFGQLCVGIDPHPHLLEQWGLPVSAAGAQEFGLRVVEAASGLAPVIKPQVAFYERYGAAGFEALEQVLAAARDTDLLVIGDAKRGDIGTTMDSYGDAWLDDASPLRVDAVTVAAFQGLGANAGFIAKARASGRGVFVLAATSNPEARLTQTAILSDGRTVAAGIVDDVLHDNAASDPSASLGSSSLGSSSLGSVGLVIGATVELADYGISRDALVGTPILAPGFGAQGARYGDVQQLFGAATGSVLVSASRSLLQAGASQPTAAASVSAVAAAIRSAHDEVASCLA; translated from the coding sequence ATGACGGCAGCCTTCGGCTCGCGACTCGCCGAGTCGTTCGGCCGCTTCGGGCAGCTCTGCGTCGGCATCGACCCGCACCCCCACCTGCTCGAGCAGTGGGGGCTGCCGGTCTCGGCGGCCGGAGCACAGGAGTTCGGCCTGCGCGTCGTCGAGGCGGCCTCAGGCCTCGCCCCGGTGATCAAGCCGCAGGTGGCGTTCTACGAGCGCTACGGGGCGGCAGGATTCGAGGCGCTCGAGCAGGTGCTGGCCGCGGCTCGCGACACCGACCTCCTCGTCATCGGAGACGCGAAGCGCGGCGACATCGGCACCACGATGGACTCCTACGGCGACGCCTGGCTCGACGACGCGTCGCCTCTGCGTGTCGACGCCGTGACGGTGGCCGCCTTCCAGGGGCTCGGCGCCAACGCCGGATTCATCGCGAAGGCGCGCGCCTCGGGGCGCGGGGTGTTCGTGCTCGCCGCCACGTCGAATCCTGAGGCGCGTCTCACCCAGACGGCGATTCTGTCGGACGGCCGCACCGTCGCCGCAGGTATCGTCGACGACGTGCTCCACGACAACGCCGCGTCCGACCCGTCCGCTTCGCTGGGCTCGTCGTCGCTGGGCTCGTCTTCACTGGGCTCGGTGGGGCTCGTGATCGGCGCCACCGTCGAGCTCGCCGACTACGGCATCTCGCGCGACGCCCTGGTCGGCACGCCGATCCTCGCCCCCGGGTTCGGCGCGCAGGGAGCTCGCTACGGCGACGTGCAGCAGCTCTTCGGCGCGGCGACGGGCAGCGTGCTCGTGTCCGCGTCGAGGTCGTTGCTGCAGGCCGGCGCCTCCCAGCCCACGGCCGCAGCGTCCGTCTCCGCAGTCGCCGCTGCGATCCGCTCGGCCCACGACGAGGTGGCCTCGTGCCTCGCATGA